Proteins from one Trichoplusia ni isolate ovarian cell line Hi5 chromosome 9, tn1, whole genome shotgun sequence genomic window:
- the LOC113497578 gene encoding transmembrane protein 147, with translation MTLYHFGNCLALVYAPYHMAYKFSGISEYATFSKCVYAGGLYIFTQLCKMLLLATFFPDTDNSHITGEYNVFLEILKATVDFADLFGLYLALNSVPGKGHAKILTAAIGWASAEVVVTRSVLLWVGARGSEFDWRYVRACAESNVALLAAGASAALVWLWTRSDLPRRLAPGVGALLLLAPYRALLEDALGAALALSGWALLALRAAHAAALALASLAMYAVLAQQIGV, from the exons ATGACGCTCTATCATTTTGGCAATTGCCTTGCACTTGTGTATGCCCCTTATCATATGGCATACAAGTTCTCCGGAAT ATCGGAGTATGCTACGTTCTCAAAATGTGTGTATGCTGGAGGTCTGTACATATTCACTCAGCTTTGCAAGATGCTGCTGCTGGCTACCTTCTTCCCGGACACCGACAACAGCCACATAACCGGagaatataatgtatttttg GAAATCCTGAAGGCGACAGTTGACTTTGCTGATCTCTTCGGTCTCTACCTCGCATTGAACTCAGTTCCAGGCAAAGGACATGCAAAAATCCTAACGGCTGCTATTGGATGGGCAAGTGCTGAG GTGGTGGTGACCCGCAGCGTGCTGCTGTGGGTGGGCGCGCGCGGGTCGGAGTTCGACTGGCGCTACGTGCGCGCCTGCGCCGAGTCCAACGTGGCGCTGCTGGCGGCGGGCGCCAGCGCGGCGCTGGTGTGGCTGTGGACGCGCTCCGACCTGCCGCGCCGCCTGGCGCCGGGCGTGGgcgcgctgctgctgctggcgccGTACCGCGCGCTGCTGGAGGACGCgctgggcgcggcgctggcgctGTCGGGCTgggcgctgctggcgctgcgggccgcgcacgccgccgcgctgGCGCTGGCCTCGCTCGCCATGTACGCCGTGCTCGCGCAGCAGATCGGCGTCTGA